From Solanum lycopersicum chromosome 8, SLM_r2.1, the proteins below share one genomic window:
- the LOC101246945 gene encoding 26S proteasome regulatory subunit 6A homolog: MLKLRGEILGNREEVQEETVTFYKKLYLETEDWRGIKSYAGDKAPGLDGCYDTLVFLWSQMLILRVIFISLEVVSGEEAIISKKEGESGDQEYENAKQNPNDEVVMEIYYMREHTVEEIICAKKGVYAKRILEMNPEKEDEEDGANIDLDSQRKGKYVVLKTSTRQTIFLPVVGLVDPDNLKPSDLVGVNKDSYLILDTLPSEYDSRVKAMEVHEKRTEDDNDIGGLEKQIQELVEAIVLPMTHKERFQKLGVRSPKGVLLYGPPGTGKNLMARACAAQTNATSLRLAGPQLVQMFIGDGAKLVRDAFQLAKEKSPCSIFIDEIDAIGTKRFDSEVSGDRVVQRTMLELLNQLDGFSSDDRIKVNAATNRADILDPALMRSGRLDRKIEFPHPTEEARARILQIHSRKMNVHPDVNFEELARSTDDFNGDQLKALCVEAGMLALRRDATEVTHEDFNEGIIQVQAKKKASLKYYA, encoded by the exons GAAACAGAAGACTGGAGGGGTATCAAATCTTATGCAGGTGACAAAGCACCAGGGCTAGATGGTTGCT ATGACACTCTAGTTTTTTTGTGGAGCCAGATGCTGATACTAAGGGTGATTTTCATTAGTTTGGAAGTTGTTTCTGGG GAAGAGGCCATAATTAGCAAGAAGGAAGGGGAGAGCGGGGATCAAGAATATGAAAATGCAAAACAAAACCCTAATGATGAAGTGGTTATGGAAATTTATTACATGAGAGAACATACTGTGGAGGAGATTATTTGTGCAAA GAAGGGGGTTTATGCAAAGAGG attttggaAATGAATCCAGAGAAAGAGGATGAGGAGGATGGTGCAAATATTGATCTCGACTCACAAAGGAAGGGCAAATATGTAGTTCTGAAAACATCCACGCGCCAG ACAATTTTTCTGCCTGTTGTTGGCCTTGTTGACCCGGACAATTTAAAGCCTAGTGATCTGGTCGGAGTAAACAAAGATAGTTATCTGATATTAGACACTTTGCCATCTGAATATGATTCACGGGTGAAGGCAATGGAAGTTCATGAAAAACGAACTGAAGACGACAATGATATTGGAGGCCTGGAGAAACAGATTCAAGAACTCGTAGAGGCAATTGTTTTGCCTATGACGCACAAAGAACGGTTCCAGAAATTAGGCGTTCGTTCTCCAAAAGGAGTCCTTTTGTATGGGCCTCCTGGGACTGGGAAAAATCTCATGGCCCGAGCTTGTGCTGCACAGACAAATGCCACTTCTCTTAGGCTAGCAGGGCCACAGCTTGTGCAG ATGTTCATCGGAGATGGGGCGAAACTTGTTCGTGATGCTTTCCAGCTGGCAAAGGAGAAATCACCGTGCAGCATTTTTATTGATGAGATTGATGCTATAGGCACAAAGCGATTTGA CAGTGAAGTTAGTGGTGATCGAGTGGTCCAAAGAACTATGTTGGAGTTACTTAATCAGCTTGATGGTTTCAGCAGTGATGATCGGATAAAG GTGAATGCAGCAACAAACCGAGCTGATATTTTGGATCCTGCTTTGATGCGATCTGGTCGATTAGATCGTAAGATTGAGTTCCCCCATCCTACAGAGGAAGCTAGGGCTCGAATCTTGCAG ATTCACTCTAGAAAGATGAATGTTCACCCTGATGTCAACTTTGAGGAGTTAGCTCGATCTACAGATGATTTTAACGGGGATCAATTAAAAGCTTTATGTGTTGAGGCAGGCATGTTAGCACTCCGACGTGATGCCACTGAG GTTACCCATGAAGATTTCAATGAAGGCATTATTCAGGTTCAGGCGAAGAAGAAAGCCAGCTTAAAGTACTATGCTTAA